The following are from one region of the Methanocella sp. genome:
- a CDS encoding glycosyltransferase family 4 protein, which yields MKIGVIHWAFPPVVGGVESHLVYLYEELARMGHKVSILTAPHPDRDPADYPWCRIVDDELMSIRYCLNYPGQDRYDRVREMMERFIEREDPDVIHAHNFHYFVPDHAECLDEISKKYGIPIVLTVHNYWKDDLCRHLLKDIGWDRLVAVSYYMKWPCIFDAKVDPDKMEVHYHGIDLNKYCALDGQRIKEQLGLAGRRVIFHPARACESKGSLHSIMAAGLLKDKYPDLCLILSGNGDSVDFDEERESFKARVGELLREYDMEKNVIFVSASGSEMPLYMNAADVVVYPTIFYKGEAFGIAPVEAMACGRPVIVTNSGGLVESTYHGINGLVVDKDPQTLARELAEGIDRLIADACLGEYLGKNGREVALERFDSRKMALRMENLYERLVSDSVMQRIKNTATRPRQGLKGAGCTTSRTT from the coding sequence ATGAAGATAGGCGTAATTCACTGGGCGTTCCCGCCGGTGGTGGGAGGCGTCGAGTCCCATCTTGTCTACTTGTACGAAGAGCTAGCCAGGATGGGGCATAAGGTCTCGATATTGACCGCCCCGCATCCCGACAGGGATCCCGCCGATTACCCGTGGTGCCGGATCGTGGACGACGAGCTAATGTCTATCCGCTACTGTCTAAATTACCCGGGACAGGACCGTTACGATCGTGTGCGTGAGATGATGGAGCGGTTCATCGAGCGGGAGGATCCCGATGTTATACATGCCCATAACTTCCACTATTTTGTTCCCGACCACGCGGAGTGTCTGGACGAGATCTCGAAGAAATATGGCATTCCCATCGTGCTCACGGTCCATAACTACTGGAAGGACGACCTCTGCCGGCACCTGCTAAAGGACATCGGCTGGGACCGGCTCGTCGCCGTCAGCTATTACATGAAATGGCCGTGCATCTTCGACGCGAAGGTGGACCCCGATAAGATGGAAGTCCACTACCACGGCATCGACCTGAATAAATACTGTGCGCTGGACGGCCAGCGGATCAAAGAGCAGCTGGGCCTTGCAGGGCGAAGGGTGATCTTCCACCCGGCCCGGGCCTGCGAATCGAAGGGCTCGCTGCACAGCATCATGGCCGCGGGACTGCTCAAGGATAAGTACCCGGACCTGTGCCTCATACTGAGCGGCAACGGGGATTCCGTGGACTTCGACGAGGAGCGGGAATCGTTCAAGGCCAGAGTAGGCGAGTTGCTGCGCGAGTACGACATGGAGAAGAACGTCATCTTCGTCAGCGCCAGCGGCAGCGAGATGCCGCTCTACATGAACGCCGCAGACGTGGTCGTCTACCCGACGATCTTCTATAAGGGCGAGGCGTTCGGCATCGCGCCGGTGGAGGCCATGGCCTGCGGCAGGCCAGTCATTGTCACCAACAGCGGCGGGCTGGTTGAGAGTACGTACCACGGTATCAACGGTCTCGTCGTGGATAAGGACCCGCAGACGCTGGCGCGGGAGCTTGCAGAGGGCATCGATCGTCTCATAGCCGACGCCTGCCTGGGTGAATACCTTGGAAAGAATGGCCGGGAGGTCGCCCTGGAGCGGTTCGATTCGAGAAAAATGGCACTGCGGATGGAAAATCTGTACGAGCGGCTGGTCAGCGACAGCGTCATGCAGCGGATAAAAAATACGGCCACGCGGCCCAGGCAGGGCCTGAAAGGCGCCGGCTGCACGACGTCCCGGACGACCTAG
- a CDS encoding glycogen debranching N-terminal domain-containing protein, which translates to MDGTIVINEGTTFMVTDSSGNVPRGTPLGLFRSDTRYLNLYMLQLDSKPLIPLSFTRKGYIANISLTNPEIKSDGQTIPEGTLHILRTMFISTNFYEKTFIKNTNGFPVKLKLSLSYDTDFRDIFEVKGVNIHRKGLRAIIEGEEGKNIILRYEGLDNVIRRTEFYFKPTPEILWDTAQFDLEIAPYETREIDIEVVMTLGGVPVIRQEFVEAKKEIEESYDRWQRGLTQISTDNEVMNNVIETSILDLRSLIINTKKDLLVPAAGIPWYDTIFGRDSLITCFQTLMLNPSLSASTLRFLTLYQGTKVDPWTDEQPGKILHEIREGELANLHHIPHTPYYGTIDATMLYLILMSEYHKWTADEKVHADLKQGAEAAARWIDDYGDMDKDGFVEYIRMSDRLGLINQGWKDSHNSIVFADGQLASPPIALSEVQGYAYDAKRRYAELYPDGDLARKMLSESRPLKDKFNDVFWMPEANYYAEALDKDKRQVNSVTSNPCHGFWSGILEEQKADTVAKRIMQSDMFSGWGIRTLSSKEAAYDPQSYHDGSVWPHDNSLILWGLKKYGYTREANSVITSLIDASKYFDYRLPELFCGYQREDNQAPVIYHSTCSPQAWASGSIILFMQTMLGLYPDAPNNVLYVKPELPEWLNIVTIKNMVVGGEKISIEFKRMGDKATFETIGKTGNIRVEQL; encoded by the coding sequence ATGGATGGAACGATCGTCATCAACGAAGGGACGACCTTCATGGTCACCGATAGCAGCGGTAACGTGCCGAGAGGCACGCCGCTGGGCTTGTTCAGGTCTGACACGAGATACCTGAACCTGTACATGCTGCAGCTCGATAGCAAGCCCCTCATACCTCTGAGCTTTACCCGGAAGGGCTATATCGCGAACATTTCGCTGACGAACCCGGAGATCAAGTCGGACGGGCAGACCATACCCGAGGGCACTCTTCACATCCTGCGAACGATGTTCATCAGCACGAACTTTTATGAGAAGACGTTCATCAAGAACACGAACGGCTTTCCCGTAAAGCTAAAGCTTTCGCTCTCCTACGACACAGATTTCCGGGACATCTTCGAGGTCAAGGGGGTGAACATCCACCGAAAAGGCCTTCGAGCAATCATCGAGGGCGAGGAGGGGAAGAACATCATCCTGCGCTACGAGGGCCTGGATAACGTCATCCGGCGCACCGAGTTCTATTTTAAGCCCACCCCCGAGATTCTGTGGGATACGGCGCAATTCGATCTAGAGATCGCCCCGTACGAGACCAGGGAGATCGACATCGAGGTGGTCATGACGCTGGGCGGAGTGCCGGTAATCCGGCAGGAGTTCGTGGAGGCCAAGAAGGAGATCGAGGAGTCCTACGACCGCTGGCAGCGGGGGCTGACGCAGATATCGACAGACAACGAGGTCATGAACAACGTCATCGAGACGAGCATACTGGATCTACGCTCGCTCATCATCAACACGAAGAAGGACCTTTTAGTCCCGGCGGCCGGCATACCATGGTACGACACCATCTTCGGGCGGGACAGCCTCATCACGTGCTTCCAGACCCTGATGCTCAACCCGTCGCTGTCCGCCTCCACTCTGAGGTTCCTGACGCTATACCAGGGCACAAAAGTGGACCCGTGGACCGACGAGCAGCCCGGCAAGATCCTCCACGAGATTCGGGAGGGAGAGCTGGCGAACCTGCACCACATCCCGCACACGCCCTACTATGGCACTATAGACGCGACGATGCTGTATTTGATATTGATGTCGGAGTACCATAAGTGGACTGCCGACGAGAAGGTCCATGCGGACCTGAAGCAGGGCGCAGAGGCGGCGGCTCGCTGGATCGACGATTACGGGGACATGGACAAGGACGGCTTCGTGGAATACATCCGTATGTCAGATCGGCTGGGCCTGATCAACCAGGGCTGGAAGGACTCCCATAACTCCATCGTGTTCGCCGACGGCCAGCTTGCGTCGCCGCCCATCGCGCTCTCCGAAGTGCAGGGATACGCCTACGACGCGAAGCGGCGCTATGCGGAGCTGTATCCGGACGGCGACCTGGCCCGAAAGATGCTCTCGGAGAGCAGGCCCCTCAAGGATAAGTTCAACGACGTTTTCTGGATGCCGGAAGCGAATTATTACGCCGAGGCGCTGGATAAGGACAAGCGCCAGGTCAACTCCGTCACGAGCAATCCCTGCCACGGCTTCTGGTCGGGCATCCTGGAGGAGCAAAAAGCGGATACGGTGGCGAAACGCATCATGCAGTCCGACATGTTCTCCGGCTGGGGCATCAGGACGCTGTCCTCGAAGGAGGCCGCCTACGACCCGCAGAGCTATCACGACGGCTCGGTGTGGCCGCATGATAACTCGCTCATCCTGTGGGGCCTCAAGAAGTATGGCTACACCCGGGAGGCGAATTCCGTCATCACGTCGCTCATCGACGCTAGCAAGTACTTCGATTACCGGCTTCCAGAGCTTTTCTGCGGCTACCAGCGGGAGGATAACCAGGCGCCCGTCATCTACCATTCCACCTGCAGCCCGCAAGCCTGGGCCTCCGGCAGCATTATCCTCTTCATGCAGACCATGCTTGGCCTCTACCCGGACGCTCCGAATAACGTGCTTTACGTGAAGCCAGAGCTGCCCGAATGGCTCAACATTGTCACGATCAAGAACATGGTCGTCGGCGGCGAGAAGATCAGCATCGAGTTCAAGCGCATGGGCGATAAGGCGACCTTCGAAACCATCGGCAAGACCGGAAACATAAGAGTCGAACAACTCTAA